A genomic stretch from Ureibacillus composti includes:
- a CDS encoding Cof-type HAD-IIB family hydrolase: MERHLIVLDLDGTLLTDQQTISQKTKNTLFKAREAGHQIMIATGRPFRASQLYYNELMLTTPIVNFNGALVHHPKNKSWQTVHTPIDMSVVHDVVDSVDKYQYENLIAEVMDDVFLHVENQTMMNMFNMGEPRVTIGNIKSTLNEDPTSLLIHAEEEKVAIIRKHLEDVHAEMIEHRRWGAPFHIVEIVKKGLNKAVGISLIAKEMNIPRERIIAFGDEDNDLEMIDYAGIGVAMSNGIDQLKSIANAVTLSNNEDGIAELLIDRLKLS; encoded by the coding sequence ATGGAACGACATTTAATAGTATTAGATTTGGATGGTACATTGCTAACCGATCAGCAAACCATTTCTCAAAAAACAAAAAATACCCTTTTTAAAGCTAGAGAAGCTGGGCATCAAATTATGATTGCAACGGGTCGACCGTTTCGAGCAAGCCAACTTTATTACAATGAGTTAATGCTTACAACGCCTATTGTTAATTTTAATGGTGCACTTGTCCACCATCCTAAAAATAAGTCATGGCAAACTGTTCATACGCCTATTGATATGAGCGTTGTACACGATGTAGTAGATTCTGTTGATAAATATCAATACGAAAATTTAATTGCCGAAGTAATGGACGACGTATTTCTACATGTTGAAAACCAAACAATGATGAATATGTTTAATATGGGTGAACCACGAGTAACGATTGGTAACATTAAATCAACGTTAAATGAAGACCCTACCAGCCTATTAATCCATGCAGAAGAGGAAAAGGTAGCAATCATTCGAAAACATTTAGAAGATGTACACGCAGAAATGATTGAGCATCGTCGTTGGGGCGCACCTTTTCACATTGTTGAAATTGTTAAAAAAGGGTTAAATAAAGCAGTAGGAATTTCTCTTATTGCCAAAGAAATGAATATACCAAGAGAACGAATCATTGCGTTTGGTGATGAAGACAATGATTTGGAAATGATTGATTATGCAGGTATTGGTGTAGCGATGTCGAACGGAATCGATCAGCTAAAATCAATCGCAAACGCAGTCACTCTTAGCAATAATGAAGATGGAATTGCAGAACTTTTAATTGATAGATTAAAATTATCTTAA
- the fabF gene encoding beta-ketoacyl-ACP synthase II, which translates to MKRRVVITGIGAVTPLGNTAEETWSAIKEGKSGVGPLTRLDTEKFPAKVAAEVKDFDIEQYIDRKEARKMDRFTHYALAASIMAIKDADLTITDEIAPKVGVWIGSGIGGMETYEKQMEVFQERGVRRVSPFFVPMMIPNMASGQVSIHLGAKGINSCSVTACASGTNSIGDAFKVIQRGDADAMITGGAEAPIVNMAVAGFCSSTALSLNPDAKTASRPFDKERDGFVIAEGAGILVLEEYEFAKARGAKIYAEVIGYGATGDAYHITAPGPNGEGAARAIKQAIDDAGIDPTQVGYINAHGTSTPYNDLFETMAVKSVFGDHAYNLAMSSTKSMTGHLLGAAGGVETIFTALALKEGILPPTINLETPDPECDLDYVPNVAREANVEYAMSNSLGFGGHNASLLLKKVD; encoded by the coding sequence ATGAAAAGAAGAGTTGTTATTACAGGTATTGGCGCGGTAACACCACTTGGAAATACGGCTGAAGAAACATGGTCGGCAATCAAAGAAGGTAAATCAGGCGTAGGTCCATTAACTAGACTTGATACAGAAAAGTTCCCTGCAAAAGTAGCGGCAGAAGTAAAAGATTTTGATATTGAGCAATATATCGATCGAAAAGAAGCTCGTAAAATGGATCGTTTCACTCACTACGCTCTTGCAGCTTCAATAATGGCAATAAAAGATGCTGATTTAACAATTACAGATGAAATCGCACCTAAAGTAGGTGTTTGGATTGGTTCTGGTATTGGTGGAATGGAAACTTATGAAAAACAAATGGAAGTATTCCAAGAACGTGGGGTTCGTCGTGTAAGTCCATTCTTCGTTCCAATGATGATTCCAAACATGGCTTCTGGACAAGTTTCAATTCATCTAGGAGCAAAAGGCATTAATTCATGTTCAGTTACAGCATGTGCATCAGGAACAAACTCAATTGGAGATGCATTTAAAGTAATTCAACGTGGAGATGCTGATGCGATGATTACTGGTGGAGCAGAAGCACCAATTGTCAACATGGCTGTTGCAGGTTTCTGTTCAAGTACAGCATTATCATTAAATCCAGATGCTAAAACAGCTTCTCGTCCGTTTGATAAAGAACGTGATGGTTTTGTTATTGCTGAAGGTGCTGGAATTTTAGTTCTTGAAGAATATGAATTTGCAAAAGCTCGTGGAGCAAAGATTTATGCCGAAGTGATTGGTTATGGCGCTACTGGTGATGCATATCATATTACTGCGCCAGGTCCAAATGGTGAAGGCGCTGCTCGTGCAATTAAACAAGCAATTGATGACGCTGGCATTGACCCAACTCAAGTTGGCTATATTAATGCACACGGTACAAGTACACCTTATAACGATTTATTTGAGACAATGGCAGTTAAATCTGTCTTTGGTGACCATGCTTATAATCTAGCAATGAGTTCAACTAAATCAATGACTGGACATTTATTAGGTGCAGCTGGTGGAGTTGAAACAATCTTTACTGCTTTAGCATTAAAAGAAGGTATTTTACCACCTACAATCAATCTTGAAACACCAGATCCAGAATGTGATTTAGATTATGTGCCAAACGTTGCTCGTGAAGCAAATGTTGAATATGCTATGAGTAACTCACTAGGCTTTGGTGGCCATAATGCAAGTTTATTACTAAAAAAAGTTGACTAA
- a CDS encoding AAA family ATPase has protein sequence MQFQQTDTRRPLEQFGRNLIEEVKNGKMDPVIGRDEEIRNVIRILSRKTKNNPILIGEPGVGKTAIVEGLAQRIVRKDVPEGLKDCILYELDMSALIAGASYRGQFEERLKGVLKEVKESEGRIILFIDEIHTIVGAGKTDGAMDAGNMLKPMLARGELHCIGATTLDEYRMYIEKDPALERRFQQVLVREPSIEDTVSILRGLKERFELHHGVRIHDRAIIAASQLSNRYITDRFLPDKAIDLIDEACAMIRTEIDSMPQELDAVTRRVMQLEIEEQALTKETDEASKKRLETLREELNSLKESTENMRSQWESEKQGLQMIQAKREELDRRRRELEEAESKYDLNKAAELRHGQIPSLEKELAQLEETLKNDSETRILREEVTADEIAAIVSRWTGIPVTKLVEGEREKLLRLKETLHERVVGQDDAVRLVTESVWRARAGIKDPNRPIGSFIFLGPTGVGKTELAKSLAAQLFDSEEHFIRIDMSEYMEKHSVSRLVGAPPGYVGYEEGGQLTEAVRRNPYSVVLLDEIEKAHPDVANILLQILDDGRITDSQGRLVNFTNTVIIMTSNIGSHYLLESDPSQQVNVEELVMTELRGHFKPELLNRVDDIIMFHALTSEHFNAITWKYIEQLQKRVAEQEVTLTVDKEVVEWVVEHGVDPQFGARPLKRFIQRNVETAVAKELLKGEVLPGESIEVKLEQDELVVTKN, from the coding sequence ATGCAATTTCAACAAACTGATACTCGTCGACCTTTAGAACAATTTGGTCGTAATTTAATTGAAGAAGTAAAAAATGGGAAGATGGATCCTGTCATTGGGCGAGATGAAGAAATACGAAATGTCATTCGTATTTTATCAAGAAAAACAAAGAATAATCCTATTTTAATTGGGGAACCGGGCGTCGGGAAAACAGCCATTGTCGAAGGATTAGCGCAGCGTATCGTACGAAAAGATGTCCCAGAAGGTTTGAAGGATTGTATTCTTTATGAACTAGACATGAGTGCACTGATTGCTGGTGCTAGTTACCGTGGGCAATTTGAAGAACGACTAAAAGGTGTGTTAAAAGAAGTAAAAGAATCAGAAGGTCGCATTATTTTATTTATCGATGAAATTCATACGATCGTGGGTGCGGGGAAAACAGATGGTGCCATGGATGCTGGTAATATGTTAAAACCAATGCTCGCTCGTGGTGAACTTCACTGTATCGGTGCGACGACATTAGATGAATATCGAATGTATATAGAAAAAGACCCTGCACTTGAAAGACGCTTCCAACAAGTATTGGTTCGTGAGCCTTCTATAGAAGATACAGTCTCAATTTTGCGCGGATTAAAAGAGCGCTTTGAACTTCATCATGGGGTGCGGATTCATGACCGCGCCATCATTGCTGCATCGCAACTTTCAAACCGTTATATTACGGATCGCTTCTTGCCAGATAAGGCCATTGATTTAATCGATGAAGCGTGTGCGATGATTCGTACTGAAATAGATTCAATGCCACAAGAACTAGATGCTGTAACAAGACGTGTTATGCAGTTAGAAATTGAAGAACAAGCGTTAACAAAAGAAACTGATGAAGCTAGCAAAAAACGTCTCGAAACGTTACGTGAGGAATTAAATTCATTAAAAGAATCAACAGAAAATATGCGTAGCCAATGGGAATCTGAGAAACAAGGACTGCAAATGATTCAAGCAAAACGTGAAGAATTAGATCGCCGTCGTAGAGAGTTAGAAGAAGCGGAAAGTAAGTATGATTTAAATAAGGCAGCTGAATTACGACATGGTCAAATTCCATCTTTAGAAAAAGAATTGGCTCAATTAGAAGAAACATTGAAAAATGATTCAGAAACAAGAATTCTCCGAGAGGAAGTAACGGCAGATGAAATTGCTGCAATCGTATCGAGATGGACAGGTATTCCGGTTACGAAGCTTGTTGAAGGAGAACGGGAAAAATTATTGCGTTTAAAAGAAACACTCCATGAACGCGTTGTAGGTCAAGACGATGCTGTCCGCCTTGTAACTGAATCGGTATGGCGTGCACGGGCAGGCATCAAAGATCCAAACCGTCCTATTGGATCATTCATCTTTTTAGGTCCAACTGGCGTAGGGAAAACTGAACTTGCAAAATCACTCGCTGCTCAATTATTTGATTCGGAAGAACATTTTATTCGAATAGATATGAGTGAATACATGGAAAAGCATAGTGTTTCTCGACTAGTAGGTGCACCTCCAGGATATGTAGGTTATGAAGAAGGGGGACAATTGACAGAGGCAGTTCGCCGAAACCCATACTCTGTTGTATTACTGGATGAAATCGAAAAAGCTCATCCAGACGTTGCGAATATTCTTTTACAAATACTTGATGATGGACGTATTACCGATAGTCAAGGGCGACTTGTGAACTTTACAAACACAGTGATCATCATGACATCAAATATTGGTTCTCATTATTTACTTGAATCAGACCCATCACAACAAGTAAACGTAGAAGAGTTAGTTATGACAGAACTGCGCGGACATTTTAAACCAGAATTATTGAACCGTGTTGATGATATTATAATGTTCCATGCGTTAACTTCTGAACATTTTAATGCAATTACTTGGAAGTATATAGAGCAACTACAAAAACGAGTAGCTGAACAAGAAGTCACATTGACAGTAGATAAAGAAGTTGTGGAATGGGTTGTTGAACACGGAGTAGACCCTCAGTTTGGTGCTAGACCTTTAAAACGTTTTATCCAACGTAATGTAGAAACTGCGGTTGCTAAAGAGTTGCTTAAAGGTGAAGTGCTACCAGGAGAGTCAATTGAAGTGAAGTTAGAACAAGATGAATTAGTCGTAACCAAAAATTAA
- a CDS encoding ABC transporter permease: MAKKVKRKKRKHLSSSPTALQILIREFKKDKLALFSLLSLVVVMFGVFFWTYNFIDQESLMRISLQDRYAEPGGKFLLGADQGGKDILGQLIVGAKNSIFIAIAITLITGVFGIMVGLICGYYGGWIDNLFMRIIDFFITIPSLMLIIVFVTIIPKYTEIHFILIMSLFLWTGTARLVRSKALSESKRDYVKASKTLGTSDFVIIFREILPNLSSILIVELTLNFAGNVGIETGLSYLGFGLPKSTPSLGTLVSYANNPLVLQQYWWVWLPASLFILFMMLAINYVGQALRRSADARQRIS, encoded by the coding sequence TTGGCAAAAAAGGTTAAAAGAAAGAAAAGAAAACACTTAAGCTCTTCTCCTACAGCATTGCAAATCTTAATACGAGAGTTTAAGAAAGATAAACTAGCATTGTTTTCATTACTTTCCTTAGTTGTTGTCATGTTTGGTGTATTTTTTTGGACATATAATTTTATAGATCAAGAATCATTAATGCGTATAAGTTTACAAGATCGTTATGCTGAACCAGGTGGGAAGTTTCTGTTAGGAGCAGACCAAGGTGGCAAAGATATATTAGGACAACTGATTGTTGGTGCAAAAAACTCTATTTTTATTGCCATTGCGATAACGTTGATTACAGGCGTATTTGGGATCATGGTTGGACTCATTTGTGGTTATTACGGTGGTTGGATTGACAATCTTTTTATGCGGATTATTGATTTCTTTATTACGATTCCATCTTTAATGTTAATCATTGTATTTGTCACGATCATTCCTAAATATACAGAAATCCATTTTATATTAATTATGAGTTTATTTTTGTGGACAGGTACTGCGCGGCTTGTTCGGTCAAAGGCTTTATCTGAAAGTAAAAGAGACTACGTAAAAGCATCCAAAACATTAGGTACAAGTGATTTTGTCATTATCTTTAGAGAAATCTTGCCCAATTTAAGTTCTATTTTGATTGTTGAACTAACGTTAAATTTTGCAGGGAACGTAGGGATTGAAACGGGTTTGTCCTATTTAGGCTTTGGTCTACCTAAATCCACTCCTTCTCTAGGAACATTAGTTAGTTACGCAAACAATCCTTTAGTACTTCAACAATATTGGTGGGTTTGGTTACCAGCGTCATTATTTATATTATTCATGATGCTAGCCATCAACTATGTAGGGCAAGCATTAAGACGTTCTGCAGATGCTAGACAGCGAATTAGTTAA
- a CDS encoding oligopeptide ABC transporter substrate-binding protein, which produces MKKKSLSLLVLMLTLLLLLAACASDKETAKENQETTPVTFEKKSSEAEAILDLSVTNDGKPIKGGVLKVAMVKDEPFQGIFSWELYEDGYDSDLMSWTSNSIFEVDQNFMITDEGIASMKVDHENNKVTIKIRDGVKWSDGKPLKIEDLILPYEIIGHPDYRGVRFNTEFKNIIGAEEYNAGKADTISGIKKIDERTLEIHFKQLSPAISYGGDGLWTYAAPSHQIGKIPVDELIQSDAVRKNPVTLGPFKVDKIVPGESVQYVKNNFYWKGKPKLDGVIVKVVPSSSISVAIASGEYDIVQSFNATKMPEIENLDNITILGRQELFYSYLGFKVGKYDYTNHTVVTKLEDSKMGNEKLRQAMGYALDIEQVSEVFFNNLRVRANSLIPPVFTVFHDDQLKGYTYDPEKAKALLDEAGYKDVNGDGLREDPKGKKLEIKLASMTSDETAEEITAYYLQNWKDVGLNVTLTTGRLIEFNSFYDKVKADDPEIDIFMGAWSTGTNPSPSGLYGKADEFNFSRYTSEELETAIKNIDSPAAFDTKYRAEQFRAFQENLEEVATTIPMQFRYEIFPVNKRVKNYNVNYGEGTELHEIELVAEEPIAASK; this is translated from the coding sequence ATGAAGAAAAAGAGCTTATCTTTATTAGTATTAATGCTAACATTACTTCTACTTTTAGCAGCTTGTGCGAGTGATAAAGAAACAGCGAAAGAAAATCAAGAAACTACCCCTGTCACTTTTGAAAAAAAATCTTCAGAGGCTGAGGCAATACTAGATCTTTCCGTAACAAATGATGGTAAGCCAATTAAAGGTGGTGTTCTTAAGGTTGCCATGGTGAAAGATGAGCCTTTTCAAGGTATCTTTTCATGGGAGCTTTATGAAGATGGTTACGATTCAGACTTAATGAGTTGGACTAGTAACTCAATTTTTGAGGTCGATCAGAACTTTATGATTACAGATGAAGGTATAGCTTCAATGAAAGTTGACCATGAAAATAATAAAGTAACAATCAAAATTCGTGACGGTGTTAAATGGTCAGATGGTAAGCCATTAAAAATTGAAGACTTAATTTTACCTTATGAAATCATTGGGCATCCAGATTATAGAGGTGTTCGTTTTAATACGGAATTTAAAAATATAATTGGCGCAGAAGAGTACAATGCAGGAAAAGCAGATACAATTTCAGGTATTAAGAAAATAGACGAAAGAACTTTAGAAATACATTTTAAACAATTATCACCTGCAATTTCATACGGTGGTGATGGCTTGTGGACATATGCAGCACCAAGTCATCAAATTGGAAAGATCCCAGTCGATGAATTAATACAATCCGATGCTGTACGTAAAAACCCGGTGACACTTGGGCCATTTAAAGTGGATAAAATTGTGCCAGGTGAATCTGTTCAATATGTGAAAAATAATTTTTACTGGAAAGGTAAACCAAAATTAGATGGTGTTATAGTAAAAGTAGTACCATCAAGTTCTATTTCAGTAGCAATAGCTTCAGGCGAATATGATATTGTTCAAAGTTTTAATGCGACTAAAATGCCTGAAATTGAAAACCTCGATAACATCACAATATTAGGTCGGCAAGAGTTATTTTATTCTTATCTAGGTTTTAAAGTTGGGAAATACGATTATACCAATCATACGGTCGTAACAAAATTAGAAGATTCAAAAATGGGGAACGAAAAGTTAAGACAAGCGATGGGCTATGCTTTAGATATCGAACAAGTTTCTGAAGTGTTCTTTAATAATTTACGTGTCCGCGCCAATTCTTTAATTCCCCCAGTATTTACTGTATTTCATGATGATCAATTAAAAGGATATACGTATGATCCTGAAAAAGCGAAAGCCTTATTGGATGAAGCAGGATATAAAGACGTAAATGGTGACGGATTACGAGAAGATCCAAAGGGTAAAAAATTAGAAATTAAATTAGCTTCCATGACAAGTGACGAAACAGCAGAAGAAATTACGGCATACTACTTGCAGAACTGGAAAGATGTTGGATTAAATGTAACTTTAACAACTGGTCGTTTAATCGAGTTCAACTCTTTCTATGACAAAGTGAAAGCGGATGATCCAGAAATTGATATTTTTATGGGGGCGTGGAGTACAGGGACAAATCCATCACCATCAGGGTTATATGGTAAAGCGGATGAATTCAACTTTAGTCGATACACTTCTGAAGAATTAGAAACTGCCATTAAAAATATCGATTCACCAGCAGCTTTTGATACAAAATATCGTGCGGAGCAGTTCCGTGCATTCCAAGAAAATCTAGAGGAAGTTGCAACAACGATTCCAATGCAGTTCCGTTATGAAATTTTCCCGGTTAACAAGCGTGTGAAAAACTACAACGTGAACTATGGGGAAGGAACAGAATTACATGAAATCGAATTAGTAGCAGAAGAACCAATCGCTGCATCAAAATAA
- a CDS encoding metal-sulfur cluster assembly factor — protein MDQDMKESILGALENVIDPELGIDIVNLGLVYDVDLNEEGTCKITMTLTSMGCPLGPVIVDQIKTALGELPEVKDVDVNIVWQPSWNKDMMSRYAKMALGIR, from the coding sequence ATGGATCAAGATATGAAAGAAAGTATTTTAGGTGCTTTAGAAAATGTAATTGACCCTGAGTTAGGAATTGATATTGTTAACTTAGGTTTAGTATATGATGTGGATTTAAATGAAGAAGGTACTTGTAAAATTACAATGACACTAACTTCAATGGGATGCCCACTTGGACCAGTTATCGTGGATCAAATTAAAACGGCCCTTGGAGAGTTACCGGAAGTAAAAGATGTTGATGTTAATATTGTATGGCAACCATCATGGAATAAAGATATGATGTCACGCTATGCAAAAATGGCACTAGGCATTCGCTAA
- a CDS encoding Crp/Fnr family transcriptional regulator — protein sequence MMDNRPTNFYQLFKDHGLLMKVEKNHHIFHEGEKAHDLFFIQCGIVQISKETENGKELTVRVCSKDSLIGETDLFNQFNKQNHSTSAKALSYTEVLTISKQSIEMFLTEQPALMIEYLKFLQNDNLKKQSQLRDLLMNGKKGAIISTLIRLANTFGEEVEANKININYHITNTEIANLSATTREAVNRLLNDLKTQEIISLDKGIITINDFQFLKDEICCEDCPISVCRID from the coding sequence ATGATGGATAATAGACCAACAAATTTTTACCAGCTATTTAAAGATCACGGATTGTTAATGAAAGTTGAAAAAAATCATCATATTTTTCACGAAGGCGAAAAGGCGCATGATCTGTTTTTTATTCAATGTGGAATTGTGCAAATTAGTAAAGAAACAGAGAATGGAAAAGAACTAACCGTCCGAGTGTGTAGTAAAGATAGTTTAATAGGAGAAACAGATCTGTTTAACCAATTTAATAAACAAAACCATTCCACTTCCGCAAAAGCGCTATCCTATACAGAAGTATTAACGATTAGCAAACAATCTATAGAAATGTTTTTAACTGAACAACCCGCACTTATGATCGAATACTTAAAATTTCTTCAAAACGATAATTTAAAAAAGCAAAGTCAATTACGTGATTTATTAATGAATGGCAAAAAAGGTGCCATCATTTCCACACTTATTCGCTTAGCAAACACTTTTGGCGAAGAAGTGGAAGCGAATAAAATAAATATCAATTATCATATTACTAATACAGAAATCGCGAACCTCTCCGCAACAACACGTGAGGCAGTAAATCGCCTGTTAAATGATCTAAAAACACAAGAAATTATTTCACTTGATAAAGGTATAATTACAATCAATGATTTTCAATTTTTGAAGGATGAGATTTGTTGTGAGGATTGTCCAATTTCAGTATGTAGAATCGATTAA
- a CDS encoding beta-ketoacyl-ACP synthase III — translation MNAGIIGLGKYVPEKVLTNFDLEKMIDTNDEWIRTRTGIEERRVAADHEDTSDLAYEAAKQAIENSGIEASQIGLILVATVTPDQGFPSVACQIQERLGATKAAAMDVSAACSGFIYAIATAKQFVESGCYPYVLVVGAEKLTKIVDWEDRNTAVLFGDGACAAVIGQVSEGRGILAFELGADGSGGKHLYLNQEQAISMNGREVFKFAVRQMGESAVSVLGKAGLSKEDVDFLVPHQANIRIMEASRERLELPEEKLSKRIHKYGNTSSASIGIALKDELDEGKIKDDDIVVLVGFGGGLTWGAAVIKWGK, via the coding sequence ATGAATGCAGGGATTATTGGTTTAGGGAAATACGTTCCTGAAAAAGTTTTAACAAATTTTGATTTAGAGAAAATGATCGATACGAATGATGAATGGATTCGTACACGTACTGGAATAGAAGAAAGAAGAGTTGCAGCAGATCACGAAGATACTTCTGATTTAGCTTATGAAGCAGCAAAACAAGCAATTGAAAACTCTGGAATTGAAGCATCTCAAATTGGGTTAATTCTTGTTGCTACAGTAACACCTGATCAAGGATTCCCTAGTGTTGCATGTCAAATTCAAGAGCGCCTTGGAGCAACAAAGGCAGCAGCTATGGACGTATCAGCTGCTTGTTCTGGATTTATTTATGCCATTGCAACAGCAAAACAATTTGTAGAAAGTGGATGTTATCCATATGTATTAGTAGTTGGAGCTGAAAAACTTACTAAAATTGTAGATTGGGAAGATCGTAACACTGCCGTTTTATTCGGAGACGGTGCATGTGCAGCGGTGATTGGTCAAGTATCTGAAGGTCGTGGAATTTTAGCCTTTGAATTGGGTGCTGATGGTTCAGGTGGTAAACATCTTTACCTAAATCAAGAACAAGCAATTAGTATGAATGGACGTGAAGTATTCAAATTTGCTGTTCGACAAATGGGTGAATCTGCAGTATCGGTTTTAGGAAAAGCCGGATTATCTAAAGAAGATGTTGATTTTTTAGTTCCACACCAAGCGAATATTCGAATTATGGAAGCTTCAAGAGAACGACTTGAATTACCAGAAGAGAAGTTATCAAAAAGAATTCATAAATATGGAAATACATCTTCAGCATCAATTGGTATTGCCTTAAAAGATGAATTAGATGAAGGTAAAATTAAAGACGATGATATTGTTGTTCTTGTTGGTTTTGGTGGCGGCCTAACTTGGGGTGCTGCAGTTATTAAGTGGGGTAAATAA
- a CDS encoding YjzD family protein, whose amino-acid sequence MQYIMSFVWSFLLVSMLTYVVSSVLGAHYDFATGAIISLIFAVLVLIIAAVIPNGPSDTAEHH is encoded by the coding sequence ATGCAATACATCATGTCATTTGTTTGGTCATTCCTATTGGTGTCTATGTTAACTTACGTTGTATCTTCGGTATTAGGTGCTCATTATGATTTCGCTACAGGTGCAATCATTTCGTTAATCTTTGCAGTACTTGTATTAATCATTGCTGCAGTAATTCCAAATGGTCCATCTGATACAGCAGAACATCATTAA
- a CDS encoding prolyl oligopeptidase family serine peptidase yields MIVQDDMWRNIPLIHVFDEKMNESTPVVIFLHGFLSAKEHNLHYAYQFVKKGMRVIMPDAYLHGERSKGLNEMQMNIDFWKIVLSSIKEVNTIYEELVARGLLASNKIGLAGTSMGGIVTSGCLKKYDWIRTAAICMGAPGYNELADYQMKQIEAKGIKLPITSKQKEQIQQSLAEYDITNEPEAFKNRPILFYHGKKDKVVPFQPTFDFYLKLRSYYEQSPKSLKFIEEPREGHKVNRNGVLAVTDWLAQHLAVKVSL; encoded by the coding sequence GTGATTGTTCAAGATGATATGTGGCGCAACATACCTTTAATACATGTTTTTGATGAAAAAATGAATGAAAGCACTCCTGTCGTGATTTTTTTACATGGCTTTTTAAGTGCAAAGGAACATAATTTGCATTATGCATACCAATTTGTTAAAAAAGGTATGCGTGTCATCATGCCTGATGCTTACTTACATGGTGAGCGTTCTAAAGGATTAAATGAAATGCAAATGAACATAGATTTCTGGAAAATTGTTTTATCTTCTATTAAAGAAGTGAATACAATTTACGAAGAACTAGTAGCAAGAGGGTTACTAGCTTCAAATAAAATCGGTCTTGCGGGTACATCCATGGGTGGGATTGTTACTTCTGGTTGTTTGAAGAAGTATGATTGGATTCGAACAGCTGCGATTTGTATGGGGGCACCTGGATATAATGAATTAGCTGATTATCAAATGAAACAAATTGAGGCGAAAGGTATAAAACTACCGATCACAAGCAAGCAAAAAGAACAAATTCAACAATCTTTAGCTGAATACGATATTACAAATGAGCCTGAAGCATTTAAAAATCGACCAATTCTCTTTTATCATGGTAAAAAAGATAAAGTTGTCCCTTTCCAACCAACTTTTGATTTTTATTTAAAACTTCGTTCATACTATGAACAATCACCAAAGTCTTTAAAATTTATTGAAGAACCACGTGAAGGACATAAAGTGAATCGAAATGGTGTACTTGCCGTAACTGACTGGCTTGCACAACATTTGGCAGTTAAAGTTTCGTTATGA
- a CDS encoding DegV family protein: MKLFADSGSDLPKEFYEQHNIELFPLRVQLNGNEYQDVKDINSKEVYDAMRQGVTPKTSQVSPEIFLNAFEELAKNKEEGLYIAFSSNLSGTYNTAVMIATQLREQYPDFKLKIIDSKCASLGCGLLVKEAATLRDQGVAFNDVVTRVDQLAKHMTHLFTVENLDYLAAGGRISKSSAFIGGLLSIKPILHVEDGRLVPLEKIRGRKKAINRIIEMMAERGGDFSNKIVGISHGDDLAFVQDVQSLIQEKLNPKSIEISMVGSVIGAHAGPGTIAIFFADKDYKEVLS, from the coding sequence ATGAAACTATTTGCAGATAGTGGTAGTGATTTACCAAAAGAATTTTATGAACAACATAATATTGAACTATTTCCGTTAAGAGTCCAATTAAATGGAAATGAATATCAAGATGTAAAAGATATTAATTCAAAAGAAGTTTACGATGCTATGAGACAAGGTGTGACACCGAAAACTTCTCAAGTTTCTCCGGAGATTTTTTTAAATGCTTTCGAAGAGTTGGCCAAAAATAAAGAAGAAGGGTTATACATTGCCTTCTCTTCTAATTTATCGGGTACTTACAACACAGCTGTCATGATTGCTACACAATTACGTGAACAATATCCGGATTTCAAATTGAAAATTATAGATTCAAAGTGCGCCTCTCTTGGTTGTGGACTTCTAGTTAAAGAAGCTGCAACGTTACGTGATCAAGGGGTTGCATTTAATGATGTTGTGACACGAGTTGACCAATTAGCAAAACATATGACTCACCTTTTCACAGTTGAAAACTTAGACTACTTAGCTGCTGGTGGCCGTATTTCGAAATCCAGCGCGTTTATTGGTGGCCTTTTAAGTATTAAACCGATTTTACATGTGGAGGACGGTAGGCTTGTTCCGCTTGAAAAAATCAGAGGTCGCAAAAAAGCCATTAATCGAATTATTGAAATGATGGCAGAACGTGGTGGAGATTTTTCTAATAAAATCGTTGGTATAAGCCATGGTGACGACCTTGCATTTGTACAAGATGTACAATCCTTAATTCAAGAAAAACTAAACCCAAAATCTATTGAAATTTCAATGGTTGGCTCAGTAATAGGAGCACACGCAGGTCCAGGAACGATTGCGATCTTCTTTGCCGATAAAGATTATAAAGAAGTACTTTCCTAA